Part of the Quercus lobata isolate SW786 chromosome 6, ValleyOak3.0 Primary Assembly, whole genome shotgun sequence genome, ttttgtcgctttgcttataatttttttttggaggtttACTTTATCGGTTGGTCTTGTATTCTTGTTGCTTTGTTGGAAGTTGAAACACAGTAACACACTACATGGTACTTGGAAATCAGAAAGCgcttgaaaacaaaaacaattgaaGCTATCGTTTTCTTTGTCCCAAAAAAGAACACAACcacaaaataattgaaaaaataaaaatgggggCATTCCGAGAATTGAACTCGGGACCTCTTGCACCCTAAGCAAGAATCATGCCACTAGACCAAATGCCCTTATCGTATTCTTTGTACCTAAAACTTAGATAACTAAAAGGGAAAATGTAATACAGAGAAAAAATTGTAGGGGCATTCCGAGAATTGAACTCGGGACCTCTCGCACCCTAAGCGAGAATCATACCACTAGACCAAATGCCCATGACGTTAAAAGTGAGActgatattattatttaacaatAAACAAGTATATTTGACCCagaattttattcttttctggGAAAAGCAATTAACTAAACTTCCttatttcttctaaaaataacTTCCCCTTTTTTTCCCTATCTGGTGTAGACATTACAGAAAATCAATATAATTTTCAACTTTCACAGTAAATCTCACCTAGACTTTAACAGCTTTTATGTATAAcccaaaaaggagaaaaagaatttttaaaattctatacataaatcaaataaactcttttatttaaaagaatttaaacATTTCCCACAACTTTTTTTTGCAAACTTACTTTACCTAAATATAAAAACACCTCCTTAGATTTAGGTTAGTTGCAAAAACACTTCTtgggtttcaattttttcttataactCCATCAGATTttcatattcatcaaattgacTACTAAGACTAACTTTTGTTAACTATTATGGATGAAAAACAATGTGACCATCACATAACTAGTAGTGCAAATTAATTGGTGAGTCTTCTTATTTTAACATAATGATTATGTGATTTTTCAATCCACACAAGCTAACAGAAGTTAGTCTCAAAGGTTAATTTGAAGGATATGAAAATCTCAAGGTATTATAAGGAAGAATTGGAACTCCAATGggtgtttttgtatttttgccaaaaaatatgGATAGTACTTTGaaaggatttattttatttttaaatttacctttttaataatttgtaggTGACAAAGGATCTTCATAAACTCAGTTCCTACTGTTCTTTatttaaagttaaaatttaTCTCATATATCTAAGTACGAAGAAAAGATTTAATCAATTGATATAGTTGATACTTGATACttattatttatccaaaaaaaaaaaaaaaactttatactTATTACTAACagatttgtgatgatattttgAGAGTATTGAAGATGGAAAGAGTACATCACATGCTTACATTGGCATTGTAAAGTTGAGAAAATATTCTTCCACTTATAACCCTCATCTCACTATTTAATGATTCCCACAATGTGTAGAAAAGTTTAACATACTCATGATTGGacagaacctttttttttttttaagccactGATGTCTCTGTTCATGATTGGACAGAACCCTAACTGAAGGGTATATTTAGTCATGTACCAAAGTTTCAGTACTAAAGTGACAAAAAAGTTAAGAGGGTCTtagtgcaataaaataaaattttaggggTTTACccaatttaataaatattttatgatcACAGTACAATACCTTTATATGCTTCTTCACCTCATCCATCATGCTTTTATTCTCCGATTGACATAATTTCTCATCTAtccatcatttttttaccttattggtaagttacacgcATCCAATACCCTCCATCCTTCTAAATTATTAAAGCTTTCTAATCAGCTCCACACCTCTCCAAACATCCAAATCGTTATTGACTCTATGAGACCTACGTAATGAATCCCAATATGCTAGTCAGCGTTGaccatatatattattttataacattctATTTTATTCAAAGCCATCCCATTAATTTTCGCATTACTTACAATAATTAAAACACATTGGACCAACCTaatcaaaatatatttacacatttaaccATAATCTAAAAACTAAAGTTTATGCCAAATTAAACCTTGAAAATCTCAACAACAAACAACAGCTCCCTACTAACAAAATAGTGAACGGAATAAACAAAGTTTACTTATGTCACATTGatcaaaatagattaaattgtaggttcttaataaaatattagatatcaaaataaattaaaacggAGAAAATACAGTGGATTAAAACAAATCTAGGTCCAATGGAAGAGCAATCTGGAAAAAACACACAAGTTGCGTTAGAGGAGAAAAGAGTATTATTTTGATTGGTCAAAAGGTATTGCATTGGTTATGTTATTGTCACTTTGAAAGGATAGAGCTTTCGCAGTAATGTGAACTAGGGGATACTCATCTCTTCGAAAAATAAGCCATATTTTCCCCACAAAGGAATGTTTAGTACCAAGAGAGTATCCTGAACCAAACTCCATATTAAAGGATGAATTTCACTGGAACAAGCCTAAGCCTATAATTAGCAAGCATCCATGGTCTTCATATATGTCAGATCAGGAGGGGAAAAGACATTGATCCTTGCAAGGGAGGGGAGTTTGGGCAAGAAATCAGTGAGGCAACAAGGAAGCTTCGCAAACTTAAACCATTTGAAAAGTTACAAGATCATCAAGAAAGTCATTTGAGGCAGCAGCCTCTTCACATCATGTCCTCTGCTGACGGGAACGTACTGCCTGCAAGCCTACAGTGCAAGTTTACATGCttttaaaaacacataaatctACATCATTTATGATGTGAACTTTCCCATTAACCCCATATTTGGACCCAGTTCCAGATGCAAGAATAGTTTAGAACCATATGCAACCGCAACTGCACCTGCAAATATGATATGCAGTGATTCCAATGTATGCCATTCAAGAACAAATTACATCATAGAGACAAATCCAAACTGTTTGCAAACATTTAACATGCAGAAAAAGGGGTCCGCTGCCGACAGacgcgcacacacacatatatatttggGCGGGGTGggggttagagagagagagaattcagAAACTCATTTTGGATGTGCATTTGCAGTTCTACATATTGAACAAGGCTAACATTATCTGATCCACTATACTAACTAGAGGTAAATAAACCACAAAATAGGTAGAGTGGATTTGCTGAAAAACTTTTTCTACTTCCAAATAAGGTATCTACCAAGAGAAGACGTTAACAGGAAAATCCAGATAAAATTAACGCTACCTTGAAGTGACTTGTGCCTAACTAGCCAAGTTGCATGGCACCATCAAGAGGATTAGAGACGagtaaaattcaacaaaaaaaccAGCACAGCCTCCAAATTTCTCTCCAATGCAGCAGGATTGAGGACAAAAATCATTACACTGCCAAACATCTATCATATGCACTTGATGGGTGTATCTCTGCTGAGCAACTATAAGAACAAGGATGGTGCTTTAACTCTAACCTGAACAGGCTCTGTTAATTCAGTTTTCCtgcctcaagaaaaataatgaactGGCAATGCTGCAGGATCAAGTTCCCAGAAGCCTCTCAGGGTGCCACCTTTCTCTTTTGTCAGGCGGAAAGCAGGTAATTGATGGGAGAACTTAAGAAGCTCTATCCGAGGAATCCCAATGGTTACTTCTGACCCCTCTTTTAATTGGGCCTTGAAAACTGAGTTGAAACCATCCACTCGCTCCAAAAACAACACTCTTATATGCAAATCCTCCTCCTCAACGACTTCTACTATTTCATATTCACAGCTCTCCAACTCAGAACATTTGATTTCAGCAGTCCAGCTCTTATATAATGCCCATACCTCACCTTTCCTAGGAAAGATGGCATACTCATTCCTCTTACCAGCAGGATCAGATCTTACCCGATGCGAAAAGGAAGTGGTAGTAGTATATACCTGGGATTGACTCTTAATCTTAAAATTTCCACAACAAATGGGCATGCCTTTATCACGCCATTGGATAGTGTTGTTTGGCAGCTGGCGGGAGCCAAGCCATGTAAGGTGCAATTTGAAAACTGAGCCAGCATCGATTTTCGTAATCATACCATAATATTTTGGCAAGCCATCCTCATCACTGTACAATGCCCAAATCTGACCAATCTGAAACTTCTCCTGGGATTTTTCAGCATCAAAATCGTAAAATTCAGGTTCTGGAATTTCAATAGCTTCTGAGGGGGAAGCTGGAGGATTACTGTGATCTTCAGTAACAATGCCATTACTGCTTTCCCCAGACTCAAAGTGGCTGCTCTTTACATCAGCCTGGAACATTGATGCATTTGCACCAGCCTCCACTGCCACATCTTCAGGCACAGAAAACTCTTCAATTTTAAGGGGTAAAGCTGCAGGGTCTAGTTCAAAAGATCCTTTCGGCACACCTTCTCTTTCCTCACCAGTCATTTTAAAGGATGGAACCCTGTGTGAGAACCTAAATAGTTCTACAGGTGGAACTTGAAATGTGCCCATTTCTTCCTTAACCATTCGACAAAAGAGGCTTGCAAAGCCTTTCACCTTAATGATGTATGCAACACGTATACCCACATCCTGTGAAAACTCTGACAAGATTTCAACAAATTCATACTCGGGCTTACGATGCTGGTCTGGATCAGAGTACCATTTGATATCCCAGTTCTTGAAGAGTCCCCATATTTCTCCCTTTCTAGGATAAACCTTGAAACTATCTCTACGGCTGCCCTTCTCCCAAGAAATCAAATGAGAGAACATAAGACGATCTTCAGTGTTTTCCGTGTTCCCCTTTGTAAACTTACCACAAGAAGTAGGCAAGTCCGCATTGAACCATTTGATTTCATCCTCATCATCTGGGTCTGGCTCTAGCCAGGTTATCCTCAGCTTAAACCCGGGAGAGAGAACTTTCTTAATCTGTGCGTAAAATCTAGGCATGGCTTCCACAGTATCATAAACAGCCCAGATCTGCCCTGCTGCAAAACACTCTTGTTTCCTATCCTTGTCAAAGTCACTGAAATCTGGATCAGGATATTGAAAATATTCAGGCTTTAGTGTTGTGTCAGACCTTGAATCAGATGCAGAATTGTCATAAGCTTCAGAAGTTTTCTTACGGTTATCATCAGCCACTGTTTCTTTTCCACTCAATTTTGCTTTCATGTTCCCATTCGATAAGCTCTCCTCAAAACAAGCATTTTCATTCTGTTTCACCTCTTTCAGATCTTCTTTTACATTAGAAGCTAAATgagatgatttatttattttagatgaCTCTTTTATAGATGCATCCCCACTCTCCTCTTTAGTGGCAGAGGATGATTCACTCCTCTTGGCTTTTTTTCGAGAGTTTACAGTGTTTTCATCATCACTCAAGTTTTCCTTGTAAGAAACCTGCTGCTTGTGCCGTGAAGATCTTCGTATGTTTTGGTCTCTAAAAGATTCAAACTTCTGTCCACCCTGAATATTACCATCATTGTCTACAGctatatcttcttcttcagaGTCAGTGCTGCTCTTAGAATTAAAACTCTCACTGGATTCCTCTACCTGCTTCCTCTTCTTGCCATTCATCTTTCCTGATCCAACCTTACCAACATTCCCCTGACATCCTACCTCCACCTTGCAAGCACCATCGTTCTTCTGGGGGAACACTGGCTTACTCATGTTGGTAGCTGGTGGTGCATGACTGCTGTTGGTAGTTGGTGGTGCATGACTGTTGTTGGTAGTTGGTGGAGGACCTTGCACATTCATGTCATATGCAATGAATGGCTTCTGGCAACTGTGACAACGGAGAGATCTATTGACAACTTCTTTATAATACTGGTACCTTACTGAACAAAACGGACAGACAGTCCAGAAAGTTGGGCGGACATTAGAGTGACCAGGTGGAACTGGCTGAGGCGGCTTCTGTTGCTGAGGATTCGAGCCTGTCACATTGCTCCTATAGTTATTATGAGCCCCAACATTTGAGCTCCAGCTGCCCTTTTGAGAGGGCCGATTCGGTGGTGCTGCTTTATACACAGGAGCTCTGCGTTTCATGTCATGAAAAGCACGTTTATCTCGGTCTAAAAGCACTCTTTGAGCTTCCCCAATCAGCTTAAAAGCAGCTTCTGCACCTGCAAACTTGTTTTTATCAGGATGAAGTTGTAGAGCAAACTTCCTGTACTGCTTCTTAATCATTGCCTCATCAGCTGTCGGCTCAATCTGAAGGATACCATACCAGTTCATCTCATTCCCATATATTCTCTGCTCGGCAGCAATATGCACATCGCAAACCATAAGCATTTGAGAAATATTATCCACATCAGGATATAGTTGTTGGGCCTTGATAATAACTTTACGAGCCGCTACAAATTCCTTGCTTTCCATCTTCTTCAAAGCAATCCCCTTGGCCCTGACAGCCTCTTCTTTATTGCAATCCATCACTAATCCAGAACCAGAACCTGACTCAAATTGCTTCACTGAAGTTCATTCGACAGAAAAGCTGCATCAAAAGCCCATGCTTGCTTCAACCTATACTAACATAGCCACATTAAAATGCATAGCCCGTACAAACCCTCCAGAAATCCTGACCCATCATCCAAAATATTCAACCCGAACGTCCAGATGGGCCCTacaaattttgtataaatttacaccCATTAAAAACCTAatatttactataaaaaaataaataaataaataaataagaaaggaaaagggAGTGATTAACAGCACCTACAAGCTTGCAACCATTAAAGTAATACATAAGCATCTGTGTCAGTTGCCTCACTCCATAAAATGAACAAACCGTACCCAAGAGACAtgtaacattaatttttatttattattatcttctttttcaatatattaCTTTGTCATACCAACTTGAAATTCAATTGATGCCAGGAAGATAGGGATATaacaaatatttccaaaatcCTAACCATCACAAAACAACCCAACCTAATGAAGCATCAACGCCtcgtaaaaataaaaataaaaaatgaaaaaagaagcaaagctTGGGAAAATAAAGACACCTAGTCTACACTCTACAGAGACCAAGCCAGAAAAAACACACCTATGTTGCCAAATTAGCAAACATCCAATTATAGattaactaaaaaaagaagagcataaaacacacccaaaaagaaaaatgattcaAACTTAATCAAAACTATACATCCATCGGTAATTTAACAAATGGTAAACCTCAATAACGTtagacaaaacaaaaattttaaaaattaaaaattaaaaactcagATACAGGCTGTGTATGTTCTACGATTTCAAAAGCAGAAAAATGACCCATCAAATAACTACTACGTGTCAGATAGCCTGGTACATGTCACTGTCAAAGAGTGAAACCAAACCAGTGATGGCACATCTTAAAAGGATTAGAACATTCTTTAACCCCTaaacaaagcccaaaacaaattcacacaggaaaaaaaaaatacgagctttttttaaaagactGGACAAACCCAGAAATACCCTTATATTGCTAACCCTAATATCATTCAAATTGTGCAAAACCCGACTCAAAAATACAAACATTTCTTTAAACCCTGACCAAACCCCAAAAGCCACAAAATCAAGTTCACAGAGAGAAATATAGACAAGATTTTAAGAAAACtgaacaaacccagaaaaaccttTACACCCTTGACCCTAATTTCATTCAAACTTTGCAGAACccaactcaaaaaaaaagaaaaaagaaataagaaaaatcaaagtAGAAGTGACCCACTAATATATTTGAGAAACTGAAACAAACCCAGATAATGCAAGGCGTAGAATAAGATATTTCATTCTCAATCAACTCAAAAACGAGGCGATGAACAATTtggggaaatgaaaattttaaagaattagGCATTTTACAATTTggggaatttaaaaaaaaaaccctagaactGTTAAAtcagtttaaagtttaaactcaAATAGAGTAAAGAAATTTGAGCGATTAGAGGAGAGAGCAGAGTGAAGGAGGACTTACTTAGTGTAGTTGAAGAGTAAACCAGAGGTCTTGTGGGAACCAATGGGAAGGGGTTTTGCTGTGGCAAAAGAAACCAAGAGGTTGAAGAAGAGAAATATAATCTCGGTTTGACTTTAATTTTCCACTACTAGCAAACCCAATTTGTACTTGTGTTTATCGTGAACCTTGTAATTCTGTTGCAGTTGAAGGactatttagaaatttttttttgctaatatgCCCCTGTATACTATGAATTTGCAGGTGTAGGTTAGATCTAGTTAGGGAAATTAGCCCAAATCTTGTAATTATGTTGAAGTTGAGGGACTTTTTTGAATGAATTATTggttaaattgcatatttggTCCTCGATCTTTTATCTTCGTTTCTAAGTAGTCCTTATACTTTTGAATATTTCACTTTAGGCccaaaactttcaaaattatttcaaaCTGGTCCTTATCATAATTTGACGAATGAGAAATGCCGATATGAAAAAACGGAATTCATTCTACATCATAGGCTTCACGTCATCAAAGTGATATCGATTTCATGAATTTCGTTTGCTACATTAGCGTTTTCATCGATTAGATGATAGTGAGGAcctttttgaaacatttttaattataaggtgattttttgaaaaaaccaAAAGTTGATtaccaaatatgtaatttaatctAAATCCCTATTTTGCCCTTAGTAACCAATTTTTGTGGACTAAATTGCTCTTGGGTGAGTGGTGATGTTCTTATTTGCCCCTAACATATCAAAAAAATCCCTATTTTGTCCTTGATATACCAAAAGAGAAACagtatttttgaacttttttaaaatgtataatttgaaaatacTGTACCTAAAAGGGAGggaattttttagaaataaaattgaaatatagtacCTTATGTGTACAGTTAAATTTAGACACTTGATTATGTTGACTTATAAAGTAcaaatattgttattattttaaaaaataattaaattcaatacaattaagtatttaaatttaattaagaaacatcAGATACTGCATGTAAGATACTCTATTtaagttttacttttttaaataattgtagTGTGGAAAATGCACTGTTACCCCGTTCCAAACAGGCACTTGTTacaaaatagagagagaactcTTATTTCTAGTTTTCTACAAACTTTAGGTTATTTGCTTATATTGTTAGCTGATTGTGTAGTGAAATACTATTcataaattatattagaaaaaaacaGGGTCTGGCTTTTTCAAAATTCCATTCTAGAACTTTCAGGTGAGTAATGCTTCACTTTTCTAGAAAGTGCTTGTCTTTAAcctttttaatacaaaattgatgGTTTACAAAGTGCATCTAGAATTTGACCATGAAAAGGGCTGCCTTCCCTTTTGTATATACTGATTATAACAGTTTGTCCTTTGTCAGTGAACGGCCCATCGAATTCAATAGTCACCTTTTTGTCCCAATCtaaattcatttcaatccaGGCATCCGCATATCATCCCCTACTAAATTTAGTCGATTTCTAATGATCATTTAATGTTCGTAGTAACAAAAGGAAGAATGCcacaaaaaaattaccattacGTACTTGTGTCGGTTTGGTGGATGTGTGAATGCACTGGTTATTATTTCagttttcacaatattttttacaataattaagttgataaatttttacgGTTTTCCGTTAAATCTACTACTAacaatatatcatatcaatagttttgaaaaaaattatcatttttttttttttttggtggtgtttATAGACTTTATCTATTGTTACAACAGATGGCATGCAAGTGAGGAAGTTTACATGATAACACGTTAGTTCTTGTGGTTCACCATTGGTAACAAATCATCACGCAATTGGCCACTTGCATTCAATATGCCAGAGAGATTGAATCTTTCAATTGTCTAGGTGAATGAAGGACATGAGAAGATGAGATTGAATATTTCAATTGTCCCTTGCTAAGTAAATAAAGTAGATGATTGGTTGAGTTAGTCTCAAAAGTCAAATCACCTAAAAAATGtaatctcaaattttcttttctcaaaaccaataaaacatGGATTTCTCATTTCAAATTCAAGGAAATGCAGTATTTTACAGATATCTCCCAGGTATGGATGTGAATGGTTCCCAGCAACAAAAGCGGTCACCTTGTTTCTCACTTCAATCCAACTACAACCAGGCATTTTCTTCACACCTTGGTCCAACATTGCCTTCCTAATCATCTCTGCTTCCTTCCACTGTCCACTTGCACAATACAAATTTGACAACAAAACATAACTTATCTCTTTCTGAGGTTCTAAAATCTTTAAAGTTTCCCCCAAATGTGCTCCCACTCCTACGTTCCAATGTGCAGAACATGCTCCAAGCAGAGCCTCAGACGAGCTGGCCTTTGCATTATCTGTTACTGAATACGTATCAGCCAACTCTGTTGCTTCTGCCAAGAACCCACCTCGGCCAAGCATATCCACCATGCATGCTACATGATCCATTTCAGGGCAAATCCCATAAACAGAAACCATAGATTCAAAAAAGAAGCGACCTTTCTCTATAAGACCCAAGTGGCTACAAGTCATCAACAGGCCAATGAAAGTTACTTTGTCAGGTTTTACTCCACATGCTACCATTTGTTCATAAAGCCATAGAGCCTGGCCAGCCCGTCCATGtaacccaaatccaaacaacattgCATTCCAAGAGACCACATCCTTGTTAGGAATTTCATTAAATGCACGGCTTGAACCTTCTACATCACCACACTTGGCATACATGTTAATTAAACCATTGCCAACATAGACATCAGCATTCATACCAAAGTGAATTATGCAACCATGGACCATCTTACCATGCCCTAGTACTGCCAGGCTAGAACACGCATGAAGGACAGCCCCAAAAGCAAAATCATCAGGCTGTACGCAATTTCTCATCATGTCAACAAAGAAGCAAAGAGCTTCATCTCCATTCCCATTTCTTGCGTACCCTGCAATCATAGATGTCCATGAAACTATATTCTTCTCAGGTGCTCGCTGAAAAGCAAGAAAGGATTCCTGGGTGTCCCCTACTCTCATATGGGCATCAATGATAGCATTCCAAGACACTTGAGTGAGCGTTCCAAAGGACTCAAACACCTTCGTAGCATCATCCGGGCAACCTAGTCTAGCATAAAAGCTTAATACTGAGTTCTTAGCCTCCACTGCAGAGCTCCAACCAGTCTTAATTATAATTCCATGCACCAAGCATCCATACGAAAATTCTGATGATTCAGAACATGCATTCATGAGGGCACTTAATGTCCACTGATCTGGCTGACACAAACTCTCACGCATCTctttaaacaaattcaaacataaTTCCACTTCACCGCATCGAGCATGACTGGCAATCAGAATATTCCAAGCAATTTCCACCTTTTTTGGAATCATGTGGAACACTTCATGCGCAGAGTCAAATTGACAAGAATTTGTATGCGCAAACAAGAGCGAACACCAAGTTACTTCATTCCTACTTTGCATATCTTCAAAAACTTTGCTAGCACTGAAGGGACGCAAACACTTCCCGTACATGTCAATTAGCGAATTACAAACCGGCAACGAAGATTGGAACCCAGAAACAATAACCAAAGCATGGATTTTAACTCCGTGTGTAAGTTCACTTGCGCCTGCACACGCACTCAAAGTTGCGGTGAACGAGTAATGGTCGGGTTTAGTGTTGGAGATTCTCATGTGGCGGAAAAGCGACAGCGATTCTTGGTGAAGACCCAGTTGAGAATAGCCAGTGAGCATTGCGTTCCAAGCGACCGCGTCTCTGTGGGACATTTCGTCGAACAGTTTGCGAGCGCATTGGGTTCGACCCGATCGTGCAAGTATTGCTATCTTAGATGTAATTTGGAATAAATCTGAGTGCATGTCATTCTATTTCAATTCTCAGAGACACACGCTAAGGTAAAGGAGTTGTTTTGAATGTGGTTGGGAGCCTATGAAGCAGACGGGCTCAAGAAATCCCAAAAACAAGATATAATTAACATACAAAGTAATACGCATGCACAGTGTATGGCAGATacagtgaagaaagaaaagtcaGTTTTAGTGGCAGATacagtgaagaaagaaaagtcaGTTTTAGCGCAGTGAGTAATTGGAGGTTCGGTGATTAAGAGCACACGGTGTTGGACTATTGAGGTTGTGCATGGAAAACAGTTCGGTCTTCCATTTTCTCCCTAATTTCTGGTTTTGTTTATACTTTAGTTAAATTGCATAAATGGGCCTCAAACTTTGTCATTAATTACAAAATCTtccttatatttaaaatatttcgAATGTCTTTTGATGAATAGAAAATATTGACGAAATGAATAgaattcaccaaaaaaattattactttggAGGGTGATTCCATGGTGGTAATAAAGGCTCTTAATAGTGACTAGCCCCGTCACATGTGCTTCACACATACGATGAGACTttttttgtagcaaaaaaaattgtctttattttatatatataatttttattttgagaatctgaTTTATAAGTAGATAAAGCAATTCAACTTCTTAAAGTCTCTATCAAAGGCCTTATAGCTGAATTGACATCTCTCTATGCACAAAATGCTTAGGGGTCTAGGGGGGAAGGGTTCGAGCTGTGGgttagcagcatattgtaattatttttcaaaaaaaaaacttcttaaaGCCCCTTAAATGTATAAATGAGGAGTCCTTGGCATCTTTTGGTTATCTTCTTAAAACAGTTCAACTTACTATAGTAGCTTTCAATCATGTAtctttttctcatatttgtaAAGAAATAGTATtgtttttt contains:
- the LOC115994012 gene encoding pentatricopeptide repeat-containing protein At2g36980, mitochondrial, yielding MHSDLFQITSKIAILARSGRTQCARKLFDEMSHRDAVAWNAMLTGYSQLGLHQESLSLFRHMRISNTKPDHYSFTATLSACAGASELTHGVKIHALVIVSGFQSSLPVCNSLIDMYGKCLRPFSASKVFEDMQSRNEVTWCSLLFAHTNSCQFDSAHEVFHMIPKKVEIAWNILIASHARCGEVELCLNLFKEMRESLCQPDQWTLSALMNACSESSEFSYGCLVHGIIIKTGWSSAVEAKNSVLSFYARLGCPDDATKVFESFGTLTQVSWNAIIDAHMRVGDTQESFLAFQRAPEKNIVSWTSMIAGYARNGNGDEALCFFVDMMRNCVQPDDFAFGAVLHACSSLAVLGHGKMVHGCIIHFGMNADVYVGNGLINMYAKCGDVEGSSRAFNEIPNKDVVSWNAMLFGFGLHGRAGQALWLYEQMVACGVKPDKVTFIGLLMTCSHLGLIEKGRFFFESMVSVYGICPEMDHVACMVDMLGRGGFLAEATELADTYSVTDNAKASSSEALLGACSAHWNVGVGAHLGETLKILEPQKEISYVLLSNLYCASGQWKEAEMIRKAMLDQGVKKMPGCSWIEVRNKVTAFVAGNHSHPYLGDICKILHFLEFEMRNPCFIGFEKRKFEITFFR
- the LOC115994232 gene encoding uncharacterized protein LOC115994232 produces the protein MDCNKEEAVRAKGIALKKMESKEFVAARKVIIKAQQLYPDVDNISQMLMVCDVHIAAEQRIYGNEMNWYGILQIEPTADEAMIKKQYRKFALQLHPDKNKFAGAEAAFKLIGEAQRVLLDRDKRAFHDMKRRAPVYKAAPPNRPSQKGSWSSNVGAHNNYRSNVTGSNPQQQKPPQPVPPGHSNVRPTFWTVCPFCSVRYQYYKEVVNRSLRCHSCQKPFIAYDMNVQGPPPTTNNSHAPPTTNSSHAPPATNMSKPVFPQKNDGACKVEVGCQGNVGKVGSGKMNGKKRKQVEESSESFNSKSSTDSEEEDIAVDNDGNIQGGQKFESFRDQNIRRSSRHKQQVSYKENLSDDENTVNSRKKAKRSESSSATKEESGDASIKESSKINKSSHLASNVKEDLKEVKQNENACFEESLSNGNMKAKLSGKETVADDNRKKTSEAYDNSASDSRSDTTLKPEYFQYPDPDFSDFDKDRKQECFAAGQIWAVYDTVEAMPRFYAQIKKVLSPGFKLRITWLEPDPDDEDEIKWFNADLPTSCGKFTKGNTENTEDRLMFSHLISWEKGSRRDSFKVYPRKGEIWGLFKNWDIKWYSDPDQHRKPEYEFVEILSEFSQDVGIRVAYIIKVKGFASLFCRMVKEEMGTFQVPPVELFRFSHRVPSFKMTGEEREGVPKGSFELDPAALPLKIEEFSVPEDVAVEAGANASMFQADVKSSHFESGESSNGIVTEDHSNPPASPSEAIEIPEPEFYDFDAEKSQEKFQIGQIWALYSDEDGLPKYYGMITKIDAGSVFKLHLTWLGSRQLPNNTIQWRDKGMPICCGNFKIKSQSQVYTTTTSFSHRVRSDPAGKRNEYAIFPRKGEVWALYKSWTAEIKCSELESCEYEIVEVVEEEDLHIRVLFLERVDGFNSVFKAQLKEGSEVTIGIPRIELLKFSHQLPAFRLTKEKGGTLRGFWELDPAALPVHYFS